The DNA window GTCCGGTGACCGTGAGCGGTGGTCAGCTTCAGATCGCTTCCGCCGCCAGCCCCGGTGCGTCTTCGGAGGTGTCCATCACTGGCTATACAGGCACCTTGGGCACAGGCTCGCTCGGTCTGCCCACCACCGACACCACCAATCATGGTACTGCGGCGGTTGCCGCGGACGACGAGACCTTCACTGTCGCGGTCGACGGCGCTGCGGCCAAGACCATTTCGCTCAGCAAAGCAAGTGTCGACGCATACAACACGGCCCACACCACCGGTACGCCGCTCAACGCGGCCAGCCTGAGCGCCGCTGATGTCGCCAGCCTCGTCAACTACCAGTACGACAACACCGGTGCGACCACCATCGCTTCGGTCGCGAGCGGCAAGTTGGTGTTCACTTCGAATACAACGGGTACGACCTCCAGCATCGCAGTCACCGCCGTGACCGGCACGGCCACCGCCGGCTCGACCGGCGTCACAGCGACGACGACGGCCGCCACCGGCACGGCGGGTTCGGGGTTGACCGGCGAAACGCTGACGATCGCTGCGACCAACAGCAGCACGACAGCGACCTCCATCACCTTCGGCACTGGCGCCAACCAGGTTTCGACGCTCAACCAGCTCAATACGGCGTTGGCGGCGAATGACCTGCAGGCCAGCATCGACTCCAGCAGCGGCGCGATCACCATCACGACCAGCAACAACGCGGCTTCGGGCACGGTCGGTGCGGTCGGCGGTACGGCCGTGACAACATCGGGGGCAGCCTTCGCCGCCGTGGCGGCCGGCGGCGCGGCTCCGGTCGCCGATCCGAACTCGCAGGCGACCCGCGCCAGCCTGGTGGCGCAGTACAACCAGGTGATGGAGCAGATCAACACCACCGCGCAGGATTCCTCGTTCAACGGCATCAACCTGCTGAACGGCGATACCCTGGACCTGACGTTCGACGAAACCGGCGCTTCGAAGCTGTCGATCTCCGGCGTGACCTTCAACGACGCCGGCCTCGGCCTTTCGAACCTGACCGCCGGCAAAGACTTCCTGGACAGCAACTCTGCCAATACCGTGTTGTCGACGTTGACCCAGGCCAGCACCACGCTGCGCACGGAAGCTTCTTCGCTCGGTTCGAACCTGTCGGTCGTGCAGATCCGTCAGGACTTCAACAAGAACCTGATCAACGTGCTGCAGACCGGCGCGTCGAACCTGACGCTGGCCGATCCGAACGAGGAAGCGGCCAACAGCCAGGCGCTGTCGACCCGCCAGTCGATCGCGGTCTCCGCGCTGGCGCTCGCCAACCAGTCGCAGCAGAGCGTGCTGCAATTGCTGCGCTGATTTCGTCTTTCAGGAAACAAATGGAAACGGCGGAGGAAACTCCGCCGTTTTCGTTTTTGCGAAAAATGCAAGCTTTCTGAAGGTGTTACGGAGTCTGTTCGAGGT is part of the Bradyrhizobium canariense genome and encodes:
- a CDS encoding flagellin, whose translation is MSGIVLSASVRQNLLSLQSTAALLATTQNDLATGNAVNSALDNPTSYFTAQSLNNRASDINNLLDSIGNGVQVLQAANTGITSLQSLVSNAQSIANQVLQAPTGYTTKSSVTSTAISGATADNLLGANVPTAGSVTEGAFTTLNVSGAGNATAATVTGGTFANLDLSGAGASVSFKLSVNGGTAQTVTLNAANVTAFKTAGGTLSGTNGTSPTALTATDIANLINYQLAGSPATGAATVTGPASVNGSGELQFTSSTTGTSSSVAITNYATAGTVTDTTGLPTTNTTKNGTDGSTTAADITGTGFAALDLSTTNTASFTLNVDGVSKTITLDKAEVDTYNTNTSSSLTETSLTAANVAALINYQFGGDTGTTTPTGPVTVSGGQLQIASAASPGASSEVSITGYTGTLGTGSLGLPTTDTTNHGTAAVAADDETFTVAVDGAAAKTISLSKASVDAYNTAHTTGTPLNAASLSAADVASLVNYQYDNTGATTIASVASGKLVFTSNTTGTTSSIAVTAVTGTATAGSTGVTATTTAATGTAGSGLTGETLTIAATNSSTTATSITFGTGANQVSTLNQLNTALAANDLQASIDSSSGAITITTSNNAASGTVGAVGGTAVTTSGAAFAAVAAGGAAPVADPNSQATRASLVAQYNQVMEQINTTAQDSSFNGINLLNGDTLDLTFDETGASKLSISGVTFNDAGLGLSNLTAGKDFLDSNSANTVLSTLTQASTTLRTEASSLGSNLSVVQIRQDFNKNLINVLQTGASNLTLADPNEEAANSQALSTRQSIAVSALALANQSQQSVLQLLR